CAAATTGGTACGTATTTAATCCTTTAGTCATAATAGGAGCAATATAATCTTGATCTCCTCCCATATATCTTACAATATTTGCTGCAGGTCCACGACGTGATGGATATGCCGTTTGCCCTTCAGATAATGCCGCAGGATACCATTTACCAAAATCTTGTTCTGCTACATATTGTACAAATGTATTTAATCCTTCATCCATCCAAGTCCATTGACGTTCGTCACTATTTACAATCATAGGAAAAAAGTTATGTCCTACTTCATGAATAATTACAGACATCATTCCAAACTTAGTTCTATCACTATAGTTTCCATCTTTATCTGGACGACCATAATTCCAACAAATCATTGGATATTCCATTCCTTGCTCTTTAGCATGAACTGATATTGCTTTATGATAAGGATAATCAAAAGTCATACGAGAGTAAGACTTTAAAGTACTTGCTACTGCTTTAGTTGACCATTGTTCCCATAATGGATTTCCTTCTTTACCATATAAAGATACAGCCATTACATCTTTACCTCCAATCTTAACGCTCATCATGTCCCAGATATATCGTCTTGACGTGGCAAAACCAAAGTCACGTACATTTTCTGCATATAACTTCCATGTTTTAGTCTTTGTTGCTTTTGTACTTAACTTAGCAATAGCTTCGTCCTGTGTTACAATAACAACAGGCTCGTCATAAGATGTTTTTGCTTGTTCGTAACGCTTCATCATGTCTTTTGAAAAGACCTCTTTTCTATTCGTCAATTTCCCTGTTCCATCTAAAATATGATCTTCAGGAACGGTAATATTTACTTCAAAATTACCGAAAGGTAATGCAAACTCATCACGCCCCCAGAACTGAGAATTTTGCCAGCCTTCCACATCATTATACACTGCCATTCTTGGGTAGAATTGTGCAATAACATAAGCTCTATTATCATCTTCAGGAAAATACTCATAACCTGAACGCCCTCTGCCATTTACGTGGTCATTAATGTTATACCACCATTTGATTGAAAATGAAAATGAGTCTCCCGACTTTAAAGCTGTTGGCATTTCAACACGCATCATCGTACGATTAATCATATGTGGTAGTGCACGACCTTTACTGTCTTTTACTTCTTGAATATTAAATCCTCCATCAAAAGCTTCTGTCAAATAACTATTTGTAAAACTACCTGGTGTAGTTGCTGGTTGCGCAGCATCATCACCTATTAATGGTGTCTTAGAATCTTTAGCACGCATGTTTTGATCTAACTGAACCCATAAATAACTTAAATTATCTGGAGAATTGTTAGTATACGTAATGGTTTCGTAACCTGATAATTTTGCATTGACATCATCAAGTTGTAAGTCCATTTTGTAATCCGCTTGCTGCTGGTAATAAGCTGCACCTGGAGCTCCTGAAGCTGCTCTATACATATTAGGCGTTGAAAACTCTTCATACAACTGCTTAAACTTGTTGTTATTTGTGTGACCCGGTTGACGCTCTTTCTGGTCTTCCTTTTGGTCTTGCGCAAAGGCACTTACAGACACGAAAAGTGCCGAAAGAAATAGATACTTTAATTTTTTCATTTGTGAGTGGTTGTTACTTTAAGGTCGTCAATTTAACAAAAATTAATGTTGACTACATCGTTTATTAAAAGTTTAACAAACCTTTATCTTTCTCAGGGATTAAAACAAAAGTTTTGTTTTTACCATTTATATTATTTCTGACAATATTTTTTTGATCATCAAAAATATCAAATAAAACTTTGTTTTGAATTTCAAAACTTTTGATTGAAGACACATTTTCTATTTCTAGAAAACAACGCATAATGTCCTCATCATACTCTTTTCCTATAAAAGATAAAGCTTTTGGCTCTCCGTTAATATTGATCATTATTTTTTGCGAAAGATACTTTTTAATATAACCATCAATTACAGCTTCATCTTGACCATCGTTTAAAGTTATATTTTCATCATAACGTTTACGAAGTAATTTCTCAAAATCGTCAACAAAGATTCTAGATATAATTTGCACCGATTGTTTATCCTTAGCATATTCAATCTGCGTTATACTTACATAATATTTATGTACCGAATTAAAGGCAAATAGCGAAAAAAGACTAAGAAACAACAGATATTTAAATGCTTTCATGATATGATATTATAATTACAAACTTAATAGATTAGTTACAAAAAGTATTCCAAATACTATTTTATTCTTTAGCCTTTAAGTTTTGATTGTACTGTTCTAATTTCTTTTTAAAAAAAGCAAAAGCCTCTAAGTTACTTTTAGAACATACCTTCCTAAAATCAGGATCTTCTTGAACAAAATAAAAAAACTCTACATGATACTTTTGCTCTAAAGGATTAGCATCAAAAAAATCGATAGATAAATCGTTTTTTAATCTTGCCAACAATGCATCATCATTTTCTAGCTGAATCATTTCCTTCAACTTTTTAGTCCTTCCAGAAATTGCATTTAGAATTGGATTTAAAGGTATAAATCCACCTCCAGTAGTTGCCTCAAATAAACGTCTCTCAGATTGTGTTTTTTGCTTGCCTATATAACCAGGAATACCGACGTTATAAAAATTGATTACAGGTTTTGCTTCTGAATTAGAAACATCATCTATCAAGTTTCCGGACAAAGGTTGTACTAAAAACACTTCGTCCAACTCGTTAACAAAAGTCTCCAATGTAACTTGTAATGCTTTTGAAGCTATATTTTCTTCACTTACAACCTTAAATAAAGTTTTATATTGAACGGCAGAAAAAATAACAGTATCGTTTAGTTTAGCTGAAATAGAGAATACACCATCACTATTTGATGTTGCACTAGTCAATGAAGTCTTGTTTAACACATGTATCCCTTCAACATCTTCATCTCCTAAGATAGTCCCTGACAACCCAATTTTCTGAGCCTGAGCATAATGAAAAACACATAGAATAATTACGTTTAAAAATAATTTATTCTTTTTCAACAGTTGCTTTTAAAAATTCTTGACTTTGCGCATTAAGATGTTCTATTAACTGCATTTCTTTACCCTTTTTTAGTAGATTAACATCAAAATCGTTAACTTGAACATAAGCTATAAAAGCCTCTACTTGATCCTCGGGCACTTTAAAGTTTATAGTATAATAATCATGATTATAAATATCTCCTAATGTTGTAAATTCCCGTTCTGTAGATACAGTATTATCGCGTTTACTCTTATCTTTTTTCTTAAATAACAACCCAACTAACCCCCCTAAAATAGCCACACCATCTGCCTGGTATCTTATTCTTTCGTTTTGACTCATGGCAGCCAAGTTTTCAACTTTACTATATTCGTCATCTGCAAACTCGTAAAAACTAATATCGTTAACTCCAAAGTAAATAGCATCCATGTCAGGATTATATGTTTCTACATTTGTAACGTCTTCTTTTAAAAACCCAGTCAAATTGTAAGGCAAAATAACAACTTCATCTAGCTTATTAACTTGTTCTACCAAATACACATTCATTTGCTTAGAATCAATAACTTCCTTTGCAACAACCACATTAAAATCCTTAAACTGAAGTGCTGACACACTAATTTTATCATTCAACATTGTACTTATAGTAAATTCTCCTTTTTCGTCCGTTACAGTTCCTTTATTGGAAGACGAGTTGTAAATTGTTATTCCTTCAAGATCTGGAGAGTCGATAATAATTTTCCCCTTTACCTCAACTCGAGTAGAATCTTGAGCAGAAGTAAAACTAAAAGTTAATAATAAAAAGGCAATAAGATATGATTTCATGTTGGTTGATTTTAGGTAAATTAAAAACTTTTAGTCTTAATTTCAATGTAAAGCCTCTATAATCTTTTGTTAAAAGCTTCTAATAACTAAATTTACAAAAACTATACTTATGAAACAATTATTAATCGCAAGTACTTCCACCCTACATTCTGGAGCATACTTGGACTATTTACTAGACGCTTTAAAAATTCATTTTAAAGATATAAAAGACATTATTTTTATTCCGTATGCACGACCTAGCGGCATTTCTCACGACGATTACACACAAAAAGCATCAGAAGCTTTTGCCAAAATCAATATAAACGTAACAGGCTTACACACCTTTAAAAACCCTGCTGAAGCTATAGCAAATGCAAAAGGGATATTTACAGGAGGCGGAAACACCTTTGTTTTAGTCAGCTCATTATACAAACACCAATTATTAGCCCCCTTACAAGCAGCCATTAATAACGGAACGCCATACTTAGGAACTAGCGCAGGGAGCAACATCTGTGGATTAAATATCCGCACAACCAACGATATGCCAATTGTATACCCTCCAAGTTTTAAAACATTAGGATTTGTCCCTTTTAATATCAACCCTCACTATTTAGACCCAGATAATAATAGCACACACATGGGAGAAACTAGAGAAACTAGAATTAAAGAGTTTCATCAATTTAATACACAACCTGTAGTTGGATTACGCGAAGGTAGCTGGTTAGAGGTTAAAGGACAATCAATACAACTTAAAGGTGCATTGCACGCTCGAGTTTTTGAATATGACACAGAACCTTATGAAATAGAAACTGGCACATTTTTAAATGAGTTGAAATAACAAACTAAAAGTGTAAAAATGACTTTAATAAATCTACAAAACTGTCATTCCACAACTCCTCACGGGATTAACTACTTGAAAACAAACATAAATACTACTTCATATTATTCCATAAAAAAAGCTTCATCGTTATGATGAAGCTTTTAGAGCGAGAGACCAGGTTCGAACTGGCGACATTCAGCTTGGAAGGCTGACGCTCTACCAACTGAGCTACTCTCGCATTTCCGATGGCAAAGATACTACTTATTGTGGATATACAACTATAAAATCACAACTTTATATTGCATTTCATCGAATATTTTAACCGTTTCGTCTCAAAAAAAAGATAACAACTTTTAAACCAACTAAATAGTTGGTACATTTTAATTAGATTAAATCATTAATCACACTAAAATAATTCAGAATACTTTTATAAAACTTTACAAAGTTTTATAAAAGTGATACCCGAAAATTTCATACCCTTCGTTATAATAAAACTTATGTGAAGGGTAATTTTGAACATAAGTATTTAATTCAGAACTATTACACCCTTTACTAGTTGCGTAGCTATAAAGCCACTTAAAAAAATGCTTACCTAAACCTTTACCTTGATAAGAATCCTCAATATAAACATGGTCTACTTCCATACTTTTCCCTGCATAATGTCTCGTTTGGAACCACATACCAGAAATCCCAATTAATGTGTCGCCGTCATAAACCCCTGCACATTCATAATTTTGTTCCACCATTTCAGCAAAACGTTCTTTTAAAATCGTATCCGAATTTTTATTATTTGTTAATTTTTGCACCAAAGGAATAATGCTATTAATATTTTCTTTTTCGATTATTTTAAAGCTGAAAGACATTGGTATTATTTTCAACAAAATTAGTTAATTTTGAAACATAACATTATTACAAATTATAGATTTAACACGACGATGTCCGACAATTTATATTCAAAAGAACCCCTACCCTTTTCTATAAAACCCATTACAGGAATAGAAACGATACCTGTAAGACAAGAAGTTTTACGTAAAGGCAAACCAGTTGAAGCCTGTATATTCCCACAAGACAACTTAGATAACACTTATCATTTTGGGTTATTTACAAAGACTAAACTAGTAGGTGTCTGCTCTTTTGTTGCAGAGCAATCCCCTTTATTTAAAGATCCAATACAATATAGATTAAGAGCAATGGGGGTTTTAGAAAACTATCAAGGTTTACATTTTGGAAAACACTTATTAACCCATGGTGTAGACTATTTAAAAACTAAAAATATTGATCGCTTATGGTTTAATGCTCGTATTATTGCATTAAATTTTTATAAAAATAACGGTTTTACAACTATTGGAGAAGTCTTTGATATCCCAGAAGTAGGACCACATTATCTAATGCACAAATCACTAAAATGAAAAAACAACACTTCTACAAATATCTGATAATAGCCTGTATCACATTTGCTACACTACCACAATTCGCGTTTTATCAATCGTCTATTTCTAATGACGAATTAATAGGAAAAGGAACACCAAAACTATTTGGTAATGGATACAATCTTAGAGCGGAAGCAAATACCGCATTCAAAAAAATGCAAGCTGCAGCCTTAAAAGATGGTATTAGCATTGGCGCAGTATCAAGTTACAGAGGTTTTGCTCACCAAAAACGCATTTGGGAACGCAAGTTTAAAAGCAATAAAGCCAAAGACTTATCTGACATGGCAAACATCAAAAAAATTATAGAATACTCTACAATCCCAGGAACCTCTAGACACCATTGGGGAACGGACATTGATATTTACCAAACTAATGTCAAGCAACCAAAAAATGTTTTGTTACCTAAAAACTTTCACGCTAATGGACCTTACTGCAAACTTAAAGAATGGACGGACGCTAACGCTGCCAAATATGGTTTCTATTTAGTGTATACAGATAATGCAAACCGTAAAGGGTTTAAATACGAACCTTGGCATTTTAGTTACAAAGCATTATCCTCTGAATATTTAAAAGCCTACAAAACATTAAACATCTCTGAAATATTAAAAAAAGAAGCTATATCTGGAAGCGATTCTTTTTCAGAACCATTTATAAATCAATACATCAACCAAAATATTTTAGATATTAACCCAGAACTTTTGTAAATTGTAAGAGTACACAATTTTAACTATAATGAGAGGAAATTTAAAAGGACGACTACTAATCGGTTTATGTATAGCTGTTTTTTTTGGCTTTAAATATTGGAGTCAGCAAGAAGTAAATCCATATACAGGTCAATTACAAGCCATTTCAATGACTACGGATCAAGAAATCCAAATGGGTTTACAAAGTCGTGATCAAATGGCAGCGCAACATGGTGGTTTATATCCAAACGAGAATTACCAAGCTCTAGTAGACAACGTAGGTAATAAACTTGTAAATAATAGTATTGCTAAAGAAACACCATATAAATATGAATTCCATTTACTAGCAGATCCTAATACCATTAATGCTTTTGCCTTACCCGGAGGTCAAATATTTATTACTTACGCGTTATATTCTCAGTTAGAAAACGAGGATCAATTAGCAGGTGTTTTAGGACACGAAATAGGACATGTATTAGGAAAGCATAGTGCTGAGCGTATAGCCAACTCTGAGCTATGGAAAGGACTATCTACAGCGGGATCTGTAGGTGCAGATGCTGGTGGTTTTATACAACAGTACGGGATGACAAAATTATTGACTAATGGTCGTCAGGATGAGTTAGACAGTGATAAATTAGGTGTGCAATTTATGCTTCGTGCGGGATATGACCCCGAAGAAATGATTAAAGTTATGGAAATCTTAAAACGCGCTGCTGGACCAAACAGACAACCAGAAATGCAGAGTACGCATCCAGATCCTGATAACCGTATTGAACATATTAGAGAATCTATTAAAGAGTACTCGATTAACTAAAACGTTATCGTAAACAAACCTTAAAGTCCTGCAATTGCAGGACTTTAGTTTTTATATTTGTATATACAAAATCTAATAAAATGAACAAAAAAGTAATCTTAATGATTTTAGATGGTTGGGGAAAATCTCCTGACCCAAAGGTCTCTGCAATAGATAATGCTAACACACCTTTTATAGATAGTTTATACCACAATTATCCAAATGCACAGCTTCGCACCGATGGGTTACATGTTGGCTTACCAGAAGGTCAAATGGGTAATAGTGAAGTTGGACACATGAACTTAGGTGCAGGGCGAATTGTCTACCAAGATTTAGCTAAAATCAACCTAGCTATTGATAACAATACACTTGCAAAAGAACACGTATTACAAGACGCTTTTAAATATGCTAAAGCGAATAATAAAAATATTCATTTTTTAGGATTATTAAGTGATGGTGGTGTTCATTCTCACATTAATCACCTGAAAGGATTGATTGATGCTACTGAAGCTTCTGGTGTAGAAAACGCTTATATCCATGCTTTTACAGATGGACGTGATGTCGATCCAAAATCTGGAAAAGGATTTGTTCAAGATTTAGAAACGTTCACTAAAAATAAAAACACAAAACTAGCTAGTTTAACTGGTCGTTACTATGCAATGGATCGTGATAACCGTTGGGAACGTATAAAATTAGCATACGACGCCTTAGTTAATGGTACAGGCGAATTATCTAATGATTTACCACAAAGTGTGCAAAACCATTATGATGCTGATATTACAGACGAATTTATAAAGCCAATCATAAAATCAAACGCTGAAGGGCTTCCGTTAACAACCATTAAAGAAGACGACGTTGTTATCTTTTTTAACTTCAGAACAGATCGTGGACGTGAGTTAACCGATGCCTTATATCAAAATGATCATCACGAACAAAACATGCATAAATTAAATTTGTATTATGTGACCATGACTAATTATGGTGATGCTTTTACAGGAATTCATGTCGTGTTTGATAAAGATAATATTACAGAAACCTTAGGTGAGGTTTTAGAAAAAAACAATAAAACACAAATACGAATTGCCGAAACTGAAAAATATCCTCACGTGACTTTTTTCTTTTCTGGTGGACAAGAAACTCCTTTTAAAGGAGAAAGTCGCATCTTAAAAAATTCGCCTAAAGTCGCTACTTACGATTTAAAGCCTGAAATGTCTGCGTTTGAATTAACAGATGCTTTAGTCCCAGAATTAGAAAAAGAAACAACGGATTTTGTCTGTTTAAATTTTGCAAATGGTGATATGGTCGGTCATACAGGATCAATGTCTGCAGCAATACAAGCTTGCGAAGTGGTTGATAAATGTGTAAAACAAGTCGTGACTACTGCTTTAGCACATGGATATACGACACTATTAATCGCTGACCATGGTAATTGCGAAACCATGATTAATCCTGATGGATCTCCAAATACAGCACATACTACTAATCCAGTCCCACTTATTTTAATTGACAAGGAGTTAAAAGAGATAAAGGATGGTGTTTTAGGTGATATGGCACCAACTATTTTAAAACTAATGGGCATTGAACAACCAAAAGCAATGACTTGTCATAGTTTAGTCTAACTAAAATTAAACATCAAAAAACGTCCTATTCTTAATCAATAGGACGTTTTTTTTGTTTCAGAAATAAGATACCCAAACAAACAATTATAAATCTTTCAACTCACTTAACTCCTCTTTCTTTTTATTTCTTTTAAGGTGAAATAAAAATTCATTCTCCTCTTAAAATAAGAGGAGAGCTAATAGCATTCGTATCTTAATACAATCTCACTTTATTCGTACATCAGTTCGAGTGCTTTTTCAGGCACGAAAAAAGTGTATCGAGAACTCTTCTTTAATTAATTTTAAGATTTATTCTAGTTAAAGTACAACTACGAAGGCTACCCTTTCTTTTATTAATAATTATTGTATTTTTGAATTCAATTTTTATATAAAATGAAGCTTTCTAAAGGACTTATAATTGCAGTAGATTTTGACGGTACCATCGTAGAAGACGGGTATCCAAGCATTGGACAAGAACGTCTTTTTGCTTTCGAAACCTTAAAGCGCTTGCAAGCTGATGGTCATCGCTTAATTTTATGGACCTACAGACACGGAAAAAAACTAGACGAAGCTGTCGCTTATTGTCAAGACAATGGGATTACCTTCTATGCGGTAAACCAAAGTTTCCCTGAAGAGGTCTTTAAAAATGAAGTTAGCAGAAAAATCCACGCCGATCTCTTTATTGATGACCGCAATATTGGTGGCATTTTAGGTTGGGGAGCAATCTATCAGATGCTAACTAATGACACTCCCCAACTACCAAAACCAAAGAAAAAAAGTTGGTTTAAGTTTTAATTACTAGTATTTTATCAAATCAAAATACTGCCTATCCACTAGTTCTCTATGATCTGGATGCGCAATATTAACTAATGCTTTTACACGCTCTTTAATTGTTTTCCCAAATAAATTAGCCACACCATATTCTGTTACTACATAATGTACGTGTGATCGTGTTGTAACCACGCCAGCACCAGGTTTTAATGTTGGCACAATTCTACTAATTCCTTTTCTAGTCACTGATGGTAGTGCTATAATTGCTTTACCACCTTCGCTTAAAGAAGCCCCTCTAATAAAATCCATTTGTCCCCCAACTCCAGAATACATGTGTGCACCAATACTATCAGCACAAACTTGCCCAGTAACATCCACTTCTATCGCGCTATTAATGGCTACCATTTTAGGATTCTGTTTAATAATGGATACGTCGTTTGTATAATTTGATGCTCTCATTTCAACAAAAGGGTTATCATCTACATAATCATACAAACGTTGCGACCCCACTAAAAAAGTA
This portion of the Olleya sp. Bg11-27 genome encodes:
- a CDS encoding BT0820 family HAD-type phosphatase, which encodes MKLSKGLIIAVDFDGTIVEDGYPSIGQERLFAFETLKRLQADGHRLILWTYRHGKKLDEAVAYCQDNGITFYAVNQSFPEEVFKNEVSRKIHADLFIDDRNIGGILGWGAIYQMLTNDTPQLPKPKKKSWFKF
- a CDS encoding M15 family metallopeptidase; the encoded protein is MKKQHFYKYLIIACITFATLPQFAFYQSSISNDELIGKGTPKLFGNGYNLRAEANTAFKKMQAAALKDGISIGAVSSYRGFAHQKRIWERKFKSNKAKDLSDMANIKKIIEYSTIPGTSRHHWGTDIDIYQTNVKQPKNVLLPKNFHANGPYCKLKEWTDANAAKYGFYLVYTDNANRKGFKYEPWHFSYKALSSEYLKAYKTLNISEILKKEAISGSDSFSEPFINQYINQNILDINPELL
- a CDS encoding GNAT family N-acetyltransferase, which translates into the protein MKHNIITNYRFNTTMSDNLYSKEPLPFSIKPITGIETIPVRQEVLRKGKPVEACIFPQDNLDNTYHFGLFTKTKLVGVCSFVAEQSPLFKDPIQYRLRAMGVLENYQGLHFGKHLLTHGVDYLKTKNIDRLWFNARIIALNFYKNNGFTTIGEVFDIPEVGPHYLMHKSLK
- the gpmI gene encoding 2,3-bisphosphoglycerate-independent phosphoglycerate mutase → MNKKVILMILDGWGKSPDPKVSAIDNANTPFIDSLYHNYPNAQLRTDGLHVGLPEGQMGNSEVGHMNLGAGRIVYQDLAKINLAIDNNTLAKEHVLQDAFKYAKANNKNIHFLGLLSDGGVHSHINHLKGLIDATEASGVENAYIHAFTDGRDVDPKSGKGFVQDLETFTKNKNTKLASLTGRYYAMDRDNRWERIKLAYDALVNGTGELSNDLPQSVQNHYDADITDEFIKPIIKSNAEGLPLTTIKEDDVVIFFNFRTDRGRELTDALYQNDHHEQNMHKLNLYYVTMTNYGDAFTGIHVVFDKDNITETLGEVLEKNNKTQIRIAETEKYPHVTFFFSGGQETPFKGESRILKNSPKVATYDLKPEMSAFELTDALVPELEKETTDFVCLNFANGDMVGHTGSMSAAIQACEVVDKCVKQVVTTALAHGYTTLLIADHGNCETMINPDGSPNTAHTTNPVPLILIDKELKEIKDGVLGDMAPTILKLMGIEQPKAMTCHSLV
- a CDS encoding carboxypeptidase-like regulatory domain-containing protein gives rise to the protein MKKNKLFLNVIILCVFHYAQAQKIGLSGTILGDEDVEGIHVLNKTSLTSATSNSDGVFSISAKLNDTVIFSAVQYKTLFKVVSEENIASKALQVTLETFVNELDEVFLVQPLSGNLIDDVSNSEAKPVINFYNVGIPGYIGKQKTQSERRLFEATTGGGFIPLNPILNAISGRTKKLKEMIQLENDDALLARLKNDLSIDFFDANPLEQKYHVEFFYFVQEDPDFRKVCSKSNLEAFAFFKKKLEQYNQNLKAKE
- a CDS encoding DUF6702 family protein, giving the protein MKAFKYLLFLSLFSLFAFNSVHKYYVSITQIEYAKDKQSVQIISRIFVDDFEKLLRKRYDENITLNDGQDEAVIDGYIKKYLSQKIMININGEPKALSFIGKEYDEDIMRCFLEIENVSSIKSFEIQNKVLFDIFDDQKNIVRNNINGKNKTFVLIPEKDKGLLNF
- a CDS encoding GNAT family N-acetyltransferase, with product MLKIIPMSFSFKIIEKENINSIIPLVQKLTNNKNSDTILKERFAEMVEQNYECAGVYDGDTLIGISGMWFQTRHYAGKSMEVDHVYIEDSYQGKGLGKHFFKWLYSYATSKGCNSSELNTYVQNYPSHKFYYNEGYEIFGYHFYKTL
- a CDS encoding M48 family metalloprotease — its product is MRGNLKGRLLIGLCIAVFFGFKYWSQQEVNPYTGQLQAISMTTDQEIQMGLQSRDQMAAQHGGLYPNENYQALVDNVGNKLVNNSIAKETPYKYEFHLLADPNTINAFALPGGQIFITYALYSQLENEDQLAGVLGHEIGHVLGKHSAERIANSELWKGLSTAGSVGADAGGFIQQYGMTKLLTNGRQDELDSDKLGVQFMLRAGYDPEEMIKVMEILKRAAGPNRQPEMQSTHPDPDNRIEHIRESIKEYSIN
- a CDS encoding M1 family metallopeptidase, whose protein sequence is MKKLKYLFLSALFVSVSAFAQDQKEDQKERQPGHTNNNKFKQLYEEFSTPNMYRAASGAPGAAYYQQQADYKMDLQLDDVNAKLSGYETITYTNNSPDNLSYLWVQLDQNMRAKDSKTPLIGDDAAQPATTPGSFTNSYLTEAFDGGFNIQEVKDSKGRALPHMINRTMMRVEMPTALKSGDSFSFSIKWWYNINDHVNGRGRSGYEYFPEDDNRAYVIAQFYPRMAVYNDVEGWQNSQFWGRDEFALPFGNFEVNITVPEDHILDGTGKLTNRKEVFSKDMMKRYEQAKTSYDEPVVIVTQDEAIAKLSTKATKTKTWKLYAENVRDFGFATSRRYIWDMMSVKIGGKDVMAVSLYGKEGNPLWEQWSTKAVASTLKSYSRMTFDYPYHKAISVHAKEQGMEYPMICWNYGRPDKDGNYSDRTKFGMMSVIIHEVGHNFFPMIVNSDERQWTWMDEGLNTFVQYVAEQDFGKWYPAALSEGQTAYPSRRGPAANIVRYMGGDQDYIAPIMTKGLNTYQFGNNAYSKPGTALNILRETVMGHELFDYAFREYAQRWMFKHPTPEDFFRTMEDASAVDLDWYWRGWFYTTDYVDIGVKDVKKYYVSNEPNAEIKKIAEQRGMKLSDLPPLVFFVEEGSEDFDDKLKGKTALENSATLNEYVMDNFTAEERAKIKEPKFFYKVTFEKPGGLVMPIIVEYTYSDGTSKTETYPAQIWRLNDKEVSKTLATEKEIVNITVDPKLETADVDTSNNSWPREMKASEFDNFKEKNKN
- a CDS encoding carboxypeptidase-like regulatory domain-containing protein, which encodes MKSYLIAFLLLTFSFTSAQDSTRVEVKGKIIIDSPDLEGITIYNSSSNKGTVTDEKGEFTISTMLNDKISVSALQFKDFNVVVAKEVIDSKQMNVYLVEQVNKLDEVVILPYNLTGFLKEDVTNVETYNPDMDAIYFGVNDISFYEFADDEYSKVENLAAMSQNERIRYQADGVAILGGLVGLLFKKKDKSKRDNTVSTEREFTTLGDIYNHDYYTINFKVPEDQVEAFIAYVQVNDFDVNLLKKGKEMQLIEHLNAQSQEFLKATVEKE
- the pepE gene encoding dipeptidase PepE, whose amino-acid sequence is MKQLLIASTSTLHSGAYLDYLLDALKIHFKDIKDIIFIPYARPSGISHDDYTQKASEAFAKININVTGLHTFKNPAEAIANAKGIFTGGGNTFVLVSSLYKHQLLAPLQAAINNGTPYLGTSAGSNICGLNIRTTNDMPIVYPPSFKTLGFVPFNINPHYLDPDNNSTHMGETRETRIKEFHQFNTQPVVGLREGSWLEVKGQSIQLKGALHARVFEYDTEPYEIETGTFLNELK